From a region of the Tissierellales bacterium genome:
- a CDS encoding ABC transporter ATP-binding protein has product MKRFIELSNIEKIYKTGEVEIKALDGMDFSIDKGEFVIIVGASGAGKSTVLNIMGGMDSPTSGELIVDGDEISKYNPKELTSYRRYDIGFVFQFYNLVQNLTALENIELATQISKDPFKPEEILEQVGLKDRMDNFPAQLSGGEQQRVAIARALAKNPKLLLCDEPTGALDYNTGKAILKLLQDTSRNMGMTVVVVTHNTAIVPMADKVISIRSGKVESTTINDKPIPVERIEW; this is encoded by the coding sequence ATGAAAAGATTTATTGAACTAAGCAATATTGAGAAAATATATAAAACAGGAGAGGTAGAAATAAAAGCTCTAGATGGAATGGATTTCTCTATAGATAAAGGAGAGTTTGTAATAATAGTAGGAGCTAGTGGTGCCGGTAAAAGTACTGTTTTAAATATAATGGGGGGTATGGATTCTCCAACTAGTGGTGAACTAATAGTAGATGGAGATGAAATTAGTAAATACAATCCAAAAGAATTAACTTCCTACAGAAGATATGATATAGGTTTTGTATTCCAATTTTATAATTTAGTTCAAAATCTTACAGCCCTTGAAAATATAGAACTGGCTACACAAATATCTAAAGATCCTTTTAAGCCAGAAGAAATTTTAGAGCAAGTAGGTCTTAAAGATAGGATGGATAATTTCCCAGCACAACTTTCTGGGGGAGAGCAACAAAGGGTAGCTATTGCAAGGGCCTTAGCTAAAAATCCTAAATTATTATTATGTGATGAACCAACGGGGGCTTTAGATTATAACACTGGTAAAGCTATTTTAAAATTATTACAGGATACTAGTAGAAATATGGGGATGACTGTAGTAGTTGTTACTCATAACACGGCTATTGTTCCTATGGCAGATAAAGTTATAAGTATTAGAAGTGGAAAAGTAGAAAGTACCACTATTAATGATAAACCTATACCCGTAGAGAGGATTGAGTGGTAG
- a CDS encoding 2-oxoacid:acceptor oxidoreductase family protein, which yields MKEIVFAGAGGQGVLTSGLLISQIAVFKGYHATWIPQYGSAMRGGTANCTVKFGKEYIYNPSQEEPDVLLAMNTPSFEKFLPLVKPGGTIIINSDMVDSEINTRDDIKIVEVPCLTMAEGINHPKGANIIMAGVIVKITKYFTEEEALNGMNDMFRKKGKEKFEKFNTEAFKLGYNFI from the coding sequence ATGAAAGAAATAGTATTTGCAGGAGCAGGTGGACAAGGAGTACTTACGTCAGGATTATTAATATCTCAAATTGCTGTTTTTAAGGGGTATCATGCAACATGGATTCCTCAATATGGCTCAGCTATGAGGGGGGGAACTGCTAATTGTACGGTGAAGTTTGGTAAAGAGTATATATATAACCCATCTCAAGAGGAGCCAGACGTATTATTGGCTATGAATACTCCTTCTTTTGAAAAGTTTCTTCCTTTAGTAAAACCAGGAGGCACTATCATTATAAACAGTGATATGGTAGATTCTGAAATAAATACAAGGGATGATATTAAAATAGTAGAAGTTCCTTGTCTAACTATGGCTGAAGGTATTAATCATCCTAAGGGTGCCAATATAATTATGGCAGGAGTAATTGTAAAAATAACAAAATATTTCACAGAAGAAGAGGCACTAAACGGAATGAACGATATGTTCAGAAAGAAAGGGAAGGAGAAGTTTGAAAAGTTTAATACAGAAGCATTTAAATTAGGATATAATTTTATCTAA